One window of Aerococcus tenax genomic DNA carries:
- a CDS encoding replication-associated recombination protein A — protein MNKQAPLAYRMRPKTLEEVVGQEHLVGSGKIIWRMVKAKQLRSMILYGPPGIGKTSIASAIAGSTKLSFRQLNAATDNKKALQEVVAEAEFSGGLILMLDEIHRLDKTKQDFLLPHLESGLLILIGATTENPYININPAIRSRTQIFELHPLEADQIKVGIDHALENKERGLGKYPIQLSNEARDYLANYSNGDLRSALNALELAALSTEENAEGQILIDLSVAEECLQKKAFDHDEDGDMHYDVVSAFQKSIRGSDVNAALHYAARLIEAGDLNSLCRRLMVCAYEDIGLANPEACQRAVTACQAAQKIGLPEARIPLAHAIIDLSLSPKSNSAIKAIDQALADIRSGKAGVIPKHLRDAHYSGAKKLGRGNAYKFPHDYPNHWVAQDYLPETLSDRQYYQACQTGKYEQALEQMRQMREKQK, from the coding sequence GTGAATAAGCAAGCCCCCCTAGCCTACAGAATGCGACCGAAGACCCTAGAAGAAGTTGTTGGTCAAGAACACCTAGTTGGTTCTGGCAAGATCATCTGGCGAATGGTTAAAGCGAAGCAGTTAAGGTCAATGATTTTATACGGTCCTCCTGGTATTGGTAAAACCTCAATCGCTAGCGCTATTGCTGGTTCCACGAAGTTAAGTTTTCGGCAATTGAATGCGGCGACAGATAATAAAAAGGCCCTACAAGAAGTCGTGGCCGAAGCAGAGTTTTCTGGCGGTCTTATTTTAATGTTAGATGAAATTCACCGCCTGGATAAAACGAAACAAGACTTTCTCCTGCCTCATTTAGAAAGCGGCCTACTGATTCTAATCGGAGCAACCACCGAAAACCCTTATATCAATATCAATCCTGCTATCCGGTCGCGAACACAGATTTTTGAGCTTCACCCTTTAGAAGCTGATCAAATCAAAGTAGGTATTGACCATGCCCTCGAAAATAAAGAGCGGGGCCTGGGCAAGTACCCTATTCAATTAAGTAATGAGGCCAGGGACTACTTAGCCAATTACTCCAATGGCGATTTACGGTCAGCTCTCAATGCATTAGAACTAGCGGCTTTATCAACTGAGGAGAATGCTGAAGGCCAAATTCTGATCGACTTAAGCGTAGCAGAGGAATGTTTACAAAAGAAGGCCTTTGACCATGATGAAGATGGAGACATGCACTATGATGTGGTGTCTGCCTTTCAGAAAAGTATTCGTGGCAGTGATGTCAACGCTGCCCTTCATTATGCCGCCCGTTTAATTGAAGCTGGTGATTTGAACAGTCTCTGCCGGCGCTTAATGGTATGCGCTTATGAGGATATTGGTTTGGCTAACCCAGAGGCCTGTCAGCGGGCGGTCACTGCCTGCCAAGCTGCCCAGAAAATTGGACTGCCGGAAGCCAGGATTCCTTTGGCTCATGCCATTATTGACCTGTCCCTATCCCCTAAATCCAATTCGGCCATCAAAGCCATTGATCAAGCCTTAGCAGATATTCGTTCAGGAAAAGCTGGCGTCATCCCCAAACATCTCCGTGATGCCCACTACAGTGGTGCTAAGAAATTGGGAAGAGGAAATGCTTACAAGTTTCCCCACGATTACCCCAACCATTGGGTCGCTCAAGATTACTTACCAGAAACCTTGTCGGACAGGCAATACTACCAGGC